The Paracoccus sediminicola genome has a segment encoding these proteins:
- the murJ gene encoding murein biosynthesis integral membrane protein MurJ, which produces MKSGLVRGFLTVGSWTTLSRLSGFIRDMMMFAWLGAGPVMDAFQVALSLPNMFRRFFAEGAFNTAFVPLFSKKLEGGDDPQQFARDAFAGLGTVLILFCAVAMIAMPALVLAMAAGFRGDERYDLAVTYSRITFPYILLISLASMIGGVLNANGRFTAAAAAPVLLNILFIIALLIGRSAGWDLGLTLAWATPITGIAQLGLVWWDANRTGWTFLPRRPRMTPDMRRLLTIALPAMFAGGVVQINLLVGRQVASFFEGAISWLSASDRLYQLPLGVVGAAVAVVLLPELARRLRAGDEAGGQAAFSRAMEFGLFLTLPAAFAISVIAVPMVSTLFERGQFTAYDTQQTAKALVVYALGLPAFVLQKVLQPLYFAREDTRSPFRFALFSMVVNAVVAFGLMPFIGFLAAAIGTSAAAWVMVGQLWWGTRGMGQATRWDARVRRSAPRILMSSLLMAIALWFMLRWTDRIEMARIPELALLVLGGAAIYFALSFATGAVTLADLRRNVRR; this is translated from the coding sequence ATGAAAAGCGGATTGGTGCGCGGTTTTCTCACCGTGGGCAGCTGGACGACATTGTCTCGGCTGTCGGGCTTCATCCGCGACATGATGATGTTTGCTTGGCTCGGGGCCGGTCCGGTCATGGACGCGTTTCAAGTCGCGCTATCCCTGCCGAACATGTTCCGCCGCTTTTTCGCCGAGGGCGCGTTCAACACCGCTTTCGTTCCGCTGTTCTCCAAGAAGCTGGAGGGCGGAGACGACCCGCAGCAATTCGCCCGCGACGCTTTTGCGGGGCTCGGCACAGTGCTCATCCTGTTCTGCGCGGTTGCAATGATCGCCATGCCCGCGCTGGTGCTGGCCATGGCGGCGGGCTTTCGGGGGGATGAGCGATACGACCTCGCTGTGACCTATTCGCGGATCACCTTCCCCTATATCCTGCTGATCTCGCTCGCCTCGATGATCGGGGGCGTGCTGAACGCGAATGGCCGTTTCACCGCCGCGGCTGCGGCGCCGGTGCTTCTGAATATCCTGTTCATCATCGCCCTGCTGATCGGGCGCTCTGCCGGATGGGATCTGGGGCTGACGCTTGCTTGGGCCACGCCGATCACCGGGATCGCACAGCTGGGGCTGGTCTGGTGGGACGCCAATCGCACCGGCTGGACCTTCCTGCCCCGCCGCCCGCGCATGACGCCTGATATGCGCCGATTGCTGACCATCGCCCTGCCCGCCATGTTCGCGGGTGGCGTGGTCCAGATCAACCTGCTGGTCGGTCGTCAGGTCGCTTCGTTCTTCGAGGGCGCGATCTCATGGCTTTCGGCCTCTGACCGGCTTTATCAGCTTCCGCTCGGCGTGGTCGGCGCTGCGGTGGCGGTTGTGCTGCTGCCGGAATTGGCCCGCCGGCTGCGGGCAGGGGATGAGGCCGGCGGACAGGCCGCGTTTTCCCGCGCGATGGAATTCGGCTTGTTCCTCACCCTGCCCGCCGCTTTCGCGATTTCGGTGATCGCCGTTCCGATGGTCTCGACCCTATTCGAGCGCGGCCAGTTCACCGCCTATGACACCCAGCAGACTGCGAAGGCGCTTGTCGTCTATGCGCTCGGCCTGCCGGCATTTGTGCTTCAGAAAGTGCTGCAACCGCTTTATTTCGCCCGGGAGGATACGCGCAGCCCGTTCCGCTTTGCGCTGTTTTCGATGGTGGTGAATGCCGTCGTCGCCTTTGGGCTGATGCCCTTCATCGGTTTTCTCGCCGCCGCCATCGGGACGTCGGCCGCCGCCTGGGTGATGGTCGGCCAGCTTTGGTGGGGCACACGCGGCATGGGTCAGGCGACACGATGGGACGCCCGCGTCCGTCGCAGCGCGCCACGCATTCTGATGTCGTCGCTGCTGATGGCGATCGCGCTGTGGTTCATGCTCCGCTGGACCGACAGAATCGAGATGGCGCGGATTCCAGAATTGGCGCTGCTTGTCCTGGGCGGTGCGGCGATCTATTTCGCGCTCAGCTTTGCGACCGGTGCGGTCACGCTGGCCGATCTGCGCCGCAATGTCCGGCGCTAA